From Paenibacillus sp. FSL H8-0537:
GTACACGTTGCCATAAAATTTTTATGTTCCCTTTCCTTTATTATTCACACAATCAAAAACCCGTTGATCTTGAATTAAAGTTCCACGGGTTTGAAAATTCGATTTCTTTACATATTGATCGATCGACTTTTGTAGCTGGATATTCTCTTCATCTCAGTTGCTCATAACGAACATCGCAATTTACTGAGGTGTAAAAGAAATCATGGATTGAATTGTTTCTTTGTTAAGTTCGTCTTGGTACGGACAATTGTAGTGCATTCCCAAATTTCAACTATTTCGTCCCAACAAGTGACACTATCTAGGAAATGCATTGTCTATGCTCCAATAGTATAGTCTTTAGCAGTCCTTCTTCTACTCTTTGGAAAGTAACGGAACCAAGCTATTGTCCCGCGATACAAATCAAACGATATGCCGCGCTAAGACTTCAGCTTCTACATTACAAGCAGGAATACACGACATTTCGCAAGCGTCGCTGAACATAAGGCTCCTGACTGTTTAGAAGGTGCTGCGCATACATAACGGTAAGCTTGGAATCCGGGTCAATGATAGCCATGCAACCGGCGGCGCCGCTCCATCCGAATTCGCCGACTGGGCTCAGTGAGCCGCTTAATGACTTGGAGACATGAGTACGGACACCAAGGCCATAGCCGTACCCACTCATGTGATCCCATGAATAATCGCCGCGGGTCTGCTCGTTCAGATGGTCCGTGCGCATCAGTTCCACCGAGGCCTGTGACAGAATCCGCACGCCTTCCGGACTGGTTCCATACCCAGTCAGTGCGTTCAGGAACAGTGAATAATCACTAACTGTAGACAATAATCCGGCGCCACCACTCTCAAATTCGGTACCGATTCGGTACCCGTTTCCATCTATACGTACGGCTTTTTCAAGCTCGTCATTGTACGCATACTGCGGAATCAGTCGAGTCTGCTGTTCATCGTTAAGATCGAACGCTGTATCGTTCATGCCAAGTGGTCCGGTGATTTCATCTTGCAGATACGTACCAAAGCGTCTTCCGCTGACAGCCTCCACCAATGCTCCTAGCACATCGTGACACATGCTGTAGTTCCAATGCGTACCTGGCTCAAACAAAAGGGGTTCCTTGGCAAGCGCTTTCGCGAATGCACGTGTGGGTAGTGTTCCGTTGGTACTTTGCACAGCTTCCTTAAAAGATGGAGAACCTACATCATAGGAGAACCCTGCAGTCATCGTAAACAAGTCGCGAACCGTAATGAGACGGGTTGCTTTTTCAAGCCTGACTTCCCCGTTCGGCAACGTTTTTTTCACCGTCATTTCAGCATACTCCGGCAGATAGTCGGAAACCGGATCACTTAGCAGCATATCGCCTCTTTCCACCAGTTGGAGCGCTGCCACGCAGGTCATTATTTTCGTCAAGGAGTAGAGATTGAAGATCGCTCTATCACTGATAGGCGTCTGTGCCTCCAGGTTAGCATAGCCGCTACGGTAACGGAAAACGATATCATTTTGAGACATTACCAGTACCTCTGCCCACGGAACTCGCCAGGAAGTGATACGGTCAACAAATGAAACAAGCGGTTGAAAATTCATTTTTCCCCTTCCTTCTATGTAGAATCGTTTATCATTGCGTAATGTGGGTCATGGTCTCTCATCATCCACATACTATTAATATACGACCATTTGCATGTAATGACCACCATCAATCGCACATCTCATAGACAATCCAAATCCATAGTCGAAAATGGCATTAAAAAGGGTTAACCATTCGAAATGGTTAACCCTAATCCTTTGCCCATCTAGATCACATAGAACATCCGAGCATGCTCATTAACAGGTTGGCTGCACAATGCACAATGCACGATGCTCCCTGTTTATGAACAATGCCTGGAAAACTAGTGAAATTTGGTTCACTTCATTTTACTAGTTTTCTACTACTTTAATAGTAGGCGTGCGATACGCTCAAGCTCTTCTTGGACTGAACGCAGATCCATGCGCAATGCACGGATCGCTGGAACAGAGTTCATGCTTGACGGAGACTTAGCGGCGTCAAGTCGCTCCACACTTCCTTCACATATGCCAGGCAATCTTCCTTCGTGCCGTTCTTGCCGGCATCGCTCCAGCCGGCTGGATTGTGCAGGTGCAATGGCCATAGCGCATATTGCTCCTCGACATTGACGACTACTTTGTAACTCACTTCTAGCATTTCGTTCTCCATTAAGAGTTCCCTCCCCTATTCTACAATTCTATAATTTTCTATAATTAGATTCCAGCGCTCATCTGGCGGTCTGCAAGCTGCTGCAGCTGATCCTTATCTCGAATAATAACGGCATCCGGCACGGCATCTGGTAAGATTGTCTCCATGTGGCGCAGTTGCCGATAACGCATGCCGAGCAACCCCCAGACGAACAAGATGACGCCAATTGAAGTGACCAGCAGCCCGATGCCCATCCCGCCTCCTGTTCCGAACAGTCCTGCCTCCTCCGTACCAGCTGGCAACGCCGATGCAAGCGGAGCGAAAACAGATGCAACAAGTGGTCCTGCAAGCAGAAAGCTAAGGGGACGCATGCTGAAAGCCATGACTTGGTTTGTTGCCAATACGCGGCCTTGCAGCTCAAGCCCTACCTTCGTCTGTATCAGGGACAGCCAGTGCGTATTGATGAGCGCCAGCGCCAAGCCAAAGCCGAATAAGCCGATGGCTGCCGTTACAAGTGAAGGATAGATGCCGACAACCGCTATTGATAAACCGGTCAGCATAACGAAACCGACCATTCCGTCCGCTCGGCGGTCAAAGCCGCCCCATATCGTCATAAGTATCGAGCCGATAAGCAGTCCTGCACCCTCAAACGCAATAACGATGCCTACCTTGTCAGCGGTCATGAACTGAAGCAGAAACGGCGTCGTCAGTACGTTATATAAGCTCATGAAGAAATTGACAACGACGAAAAACACGACCATCGCGACCATGCTCTTCCTTTGAATAATGTACTTCCATCCTCCAACGATTTCCCTGCTCATCGGTTCCTCGCGTTTTTTAAACATCAGGTTCGGGAATCGAATCAGCGAAAGGATGACGATAGACAAGCTTAGCAGCACTAGATCGATGACGACAATGGTTTTCAGACCGATCAATACGACCAGAGCCCCTCCCAGCGCTGGAGCCATAATTCCATTCAATGACATGACGAGCTGTCCTAATCCGTTTGCATGTCCTAAGTATCTTTTCGGCACGAGTTGAGCTGTTGCCGCCTGATAGGCCGGCATGGTGAAAGCGCCTGCAATTGATCCAATGCCGGCAGCCACGTAGATAGCCCATAGCGACAACGCATCCAAATAGAGCATAGTCGAGAGGAAGATTACGGAGCATAACGCTAACGTTTGACCTGCCAGCATGACCTTTCGCCTATCATAGCGGTCCACAACTGCACCGGCCACTGGAAGCAGCAGAAGCGTAGGTAGAATAGCGTAAAGCGAAATCGTCGCATAATCTGAAATCGACCCGGTTTGCTGAAAAACCCAGATGCCCAGCGCAAATCCGGTCAGTGACGTTCCGATTGTGGCAATAATCAGGCACAGCGTTACCCACAGAAAAGATTTAACGCTTGGCTGAACGTCCTTCCTCCCCTGCTCTTGAATAGGTACATACTGAGGAGCGGACGAGGTCTGAGAAACCGTGTGCTCGGTTGCCCGGTTTGCCCCGAAGTCGCGTTCTTCCTCCCACATGCGAATCTGCTGCGACATGATTTTCGCGGTATGGTCTGATTGATGCTTGTGAAAATAATGCCCAGCATGCTCAACAACGTGCAGTCGCACATCCTCGCTGAAATCCTGCCACTCCATATAACGTTCCTCGTAAAACTCGGTCATTCGATCGGCTCCACCCACAATGCAAGCAACTGGCGCCTTCAGCTTCGGCTTATTCGGCAGTGCGAAGAGCGCCGTGTAATAATCCTCTGCCTCACGTGCATCATGCCGCAAGTTGCGTAGAACGAACGTTTGTTCCTCTGGAGAAATTTCGTCATCGAAGCCGCCAAAGGCGCGAAGCATGTCGCGTGCAAACTTATCGGACGTCCACTTCTCCCGCGGGAACAAGCGATGCCACCATTCCGTCAGCTTAAATGGCAGTCTGGCACCCGGAAAGGTTCCCGCCATAAAAATCCCGCTAACCTCTACATTGGCTTGCTGCAGTAAAAGCGCAGTTCGGAGCACCATTGCCCCACCTAAGCAATGGCCGTAGAGATAGACTTCTCCCTTGACCTTGCTTTTGATTTCTTGGGCAATCTGAGCGGCAGTTTCCGCATGCGAGGCCAGCAACTGGCTAGGTCTACTGTAATCATGACCAGGCAGTTCGACCGCGAACAAGGCATAGTTTGGTGGCAAAATCTTGGCTATCGGCTGGAACGTAATCGCGCTGCCGCCGCCATACGGCACGCAAACTAGCGTAATCGCTTTGCCGCCGATGTTGGATGCCTTTTTGAATTCGATCAGAAGATCATTGCTCCGCGTAGCGCCGGAAGCGAGATGCTCGGCCAGTTCACGCACCGTCGGATGCTGGAAGAGATCCATTACGCTGAAGGAATTGCCCATTTTGCGTACGACCTTAATCGCCTTGAACGAATCACCACCAAGGTCGAAGAATTCATCGTTGATGCCGATCTGATCGAGCCCCAATACTTCCTGCCAGACAGCGGCGATTTCATGCTCTTCCTTAGTCTCCGGCGCAGCAAATTCGTTGTCGCCCGCACGATTTTCGGCGCTAGGCGCAGGCAGCATTGCACGATCCAGCTTACCGTTCGCGTTAAGCGGCAGCCGCTCGATCTCGACAAAGGCCGAAGGCAGCATATAGTCGGGCAAAATGCTTTTTATGTGTTTTCGAATCGCGCTTACATCGATCTGAGCCCCACGCATAGCCTGCTCCAGAGAATCTCGTAACAAGTGCTGCTCCGGTACCAGATAGGCAACTAGCCGCTTGTCTCCTGGTTCATCTTCGCGAATAGTCACGACCGCGTCGCGCACACCTTCCATTTGCAGAAGAACATGCTCGATCTCGCCTGTCTCGATCCGGTAGCCACGGATCTTGAACTGTTGGTCCATTCGTCCAATAAACTGAATAGTGCCGTTAGGCAAATGGCGAACGAGGTCGCCCGTGCGATACATCCGTTCGCCCGGCCGGTCTGTGAACGGATTCGAAATGAAACGCTCGGCCGTCAGATCCGGCCTGCCGTAGTAGCCGCGCGTAACGGCGCTCCCCCCAATATACAACTCGCCGATGACGCCAGCAGGAACCGGCTGCAAGTTTGCGTTAAGCACATAGACCGGTGCATTCGGTATCGGACGTCCAAGCGGAAGCACCGCAAGATGATCCTGCTCGCTTCCACCTACTGGCACCTCATAGGTGAGCACGGAAACGGTTGTCTCCGTAGGGCCATAATGATTTTGGATCCTACAGCCCGGACGAAGGCTCCGAATGTCCGCAATGGTCCCCCAATGCGAGGCTTCTCCAGCAAGAATCAAGCATTCGCGCGGTATGATGACGCTGGGATTCGATACGCCGAGCAGCACCTCCATATGGCTTGGAACGATCTTCATGACGTCGATCGGATTCTCCACGCAATAAGCGGCGAAAGCATCGGGATCAGCGGCCCGCTCATACGGAATAACATGCAGGGTGCCTCCTGATCCGAACGCCCCCCAAATCATCGGTGTGCCGAGATCCGCAGCAAGCGTACTGACGATGGCGAAATGGAGGCCTTCCCGCAGCTCCAAACGCTGCATGATTCCTTCCAAATAGTTGGCATAACTTCGGTGCTCCACCGCCACGCCCTTCGGTTTCCCCGTCGATCCGGAGGTGAACAGCACATACATAAGATCGCCCAGCTTTGAGACTACCTCGGGATTGCCTGCCTCTTCCTGTGCTATTTTATCCCAATCCCGGTCGAGTGAAACCATGCGTATGGGCGCAGTTGCTGCCTCCTCGTTTTGCGGCAGTAGATCAGCGAAGGCTTCCTCGGTCACGATGACGGATACCTCAGCCTCCTGTGCAATCATTCGCAAGCGCTCAACCGGCAGTTTAGGATCAAGCGGCACATAGGCGCCGCCTGCCTTCAAGATGCCGACCAAGCCGACGATGATATCGACGGTGCGCTCCATGTAAAGACCGACTGTTGTATTAGGTCCGACCTGCATACCGCGCAAATAGTGAGCCAATCGGTTAGCCCGTTCATTCAGCTCTCGATAGGTAAGCGTACGTCCCTCAGAGCATACGGCAGCAGCCATAGGTGTGAGAGCCGATTGGCGCTCCACGAGAAGATGCGGCAATTGGAGTTCTGCCCCGACAGACTCGGTGGCATTCCAGTCGACCAGCACCTTTCGCAGCTGTTCGCCCGAGAGAGCCGCAACCGCATATAGCGGCAGTGCGGAATTGTCTATTACGCGTTCCAAGATCATACAGTAATGCTCCACCATTTGCTGGATTGTCGACTCGCGGAATAGATCTGGGCGATAGGTCAAAGTGACTTCCATACTTAACTTTTGATTTTCGAATACCGTCATCGTCAGATCCAGCATCCCGCCTCGCGTACGATCACCCACAAACGGTACAATCTCAAGGTCAGGCAGTTCCCTCAGCGCCTGCCCATGCCGTTCGAACAGGAACATGGTATCGAAGAATAGCGCATGGCCGATAACACGATCTGGATTCATCTCTTCGACGATTCTGTCAAACGGCAAATCCTGATGATCATTTGCCTCCAGCACCGTCTCACGGACTGCCGAGATAAAGTCGCTGAAGCTGCTGCCCATGTCAATCGGGGAGCGAAGTGCGACCGTATTCGCGAAGAAGCCAGCAAGCTTCTCGATTTCCTGCTTGCCTCGATTCGCCATGGGCGTCCCGACAACGATCTCTTGCTTGCCGTTGTAGCTTGCGAGTAGTACCTTGTATGCAGCTAACAGCAGGACAAACGATGTGCAGCCGAGCTGCTTGCTCGCTTCGCGGATACGCTGCGAGAATGCTGAATCGAGCGTCAGGCTGAAGAAACCGACTTTTCGCTCAACTTGAATTGAGGGGCGCGGGTAATCCGTCGGCAGATCCAGCGTCGCCGGTGCTGGCATCAGTTTATTTTTCCAGTAGCGCAGCTGGTCCTCGTATTCCGATCCTGTCATCCACTGCCTCTGCCAAACGGCAAAATCCGGATATTGAATCGGCAGCTCCGGAAGCGAAAGCGGCTCTTTCAGTGCAAAGGAACGATAGATCGCGGCGAGCTCTTCGTCGAAAACGTTGGCCGACCAGCCATCATAGATCAAGTGATGCGTCATCCAGACGAGAACATGCTTTTCGGGATCCAACCGGAAGAGCATTGCCTTTACAAGCGGTCCGTTCAGGAAATCGTAAGGTTCCGTGGCTTCCTTTTCCATAATCTCATAGACCTTGTTTTCATCGGCCAAGTCGATAATGGGGAGGTCGATCGTGAGCTCGGGGCGAATGATCTGAACGTAATCGTCACTTTCATAAGCAACAACAGCGCGCATAATTTCATGACGCTTGATCATCTCGTTCAGTGTGCGATGCAAGGCAGAGACATTCAGCTTCCCGATGAACTTGTAGCCGTTGGCAAAATTGTACCGCTCTGTCCCTGGCATATATTCTTCAAAAAACATAATACGCTGTTGCGGAAAGGATAGCGGGAACTTGTTATTTCCTGCTTGCCTAGGCTGCTTTGGGATTACGGACGAAGCTGCGGCAGCCTTTGCCTTATTCTGTTTGGCTTTCAGAGCGAGGAGCGCCCGTCGTTCGGGTGAAAGCTGCTCGATTCGATCAATCGTTTTACTCATAGCGCGCCTCCTTCAAAGGCAGGGGATGACTTCCGAGCTGGCGCTGCACCAGCCACTGCGAGAGCAGTGAACGCTTGCCTGCTGATAGTGACTGATTGATTGCGTCCAGGCGCTGATCAGGCGCTGTCACTACGCTCCGCAAGGACTGCTGGCGCTGCGCTGCAACGTAATCAGCAATAAGCTGCTCCGAGGCAATGGCGTAGTCGGGCTTGCCGATTACCGATTCCATGGCTGTGCAGGCCGCTGCCATCGTATCATGCTCCGCCATGACCTTCGCTAACTGGCGGCAGCGTTCCTTCACTACGCTTGTCTGAATGCCTTTCATGGCATTTGCAATCAGCGCGGGCTCCCACTGCAGCGGTGGTAAATAATCACCGATACCCAAATGCTTAATCCGCATTCCGTTATCTGGCCGATCCGTATCAGCCGCGAGTGCCAGCTGTGGCACAGCGGCGGTCATGGCTCCCGTAATCGTACCGATTCCGCCGTGATGGATGACGCTGCTGATTAGCGGATAGACACTGGCGAGCGGCAATATTCTGTACCAGCGGATATGATCCGGAAGCTCGCCTTGAATGAATTCTTCATGCCTCGTAACAACTATAGTTCGCTGCCCAAGCAGCTTGACGCCCTCGATTGCTGCTTGATAGAAGTTTGGTTTAATCATTTTCCCTGTCCCGCCTGTTATCAAGAGAGGCGGTTCTCCAGCTTGAATAAAATCTAGCAGGTCGTTTGGCAAAGACTCATATTCAATTGCATCTGCCAGTGGAAATCCGACGGTATCCACCTTAAGTGCCCATTCTGGTGCTTCGACAGCAGCATCGAAGCTCTCATGCCAGAAACCGATATTTTTTTTCACGGCGCCCATCCATGATGTCCAGCTTGAGACCGGCGTAAGACCAAGATTGCTGCGAAATGTGTTAATAAGAGATATCGCAAAGTCCAATCCAAGCTCTTCCCAAATATGCAGCTGTGTCACATAGCTGGGCGCCAGAACGCCCGTTACGATCGGCACCTGCATCATCTCAGATACGATCATCGCTACGAAGCCGTCACGCTCCTTACAAATCAGCACGGAGCCCTCCTCTTGGCACAGCTCTGTCAGGATGTCATACTCCTGTTGGAATTTCTCTTTCGAATAATACTTGCGTTGATAAGCTTCATAGAGGTCGGGCTTGTTCAGTGGATCCTCCATCATATAGAGATCCTTCATAATTTCGTTATATTCCTCTGGTTTATCGATGCCGCGAAACGCGATGCCGGACTTCTCGGCCAGCGGCGCAAATACGCCGTGCGTTACCAGGGTTGCTTGGTGACCGCGCCGGCGAAGTGCAGACGCTAACCGTAGAAACGGCAGTACATCTCCGTTCGTCATATGCGTGCTAAGAACGAAATTTGCCACGAATCGTCTCCTCCTGACCATCTGCTGGCTATTGCTTCAGCAGCGCCTCAATTTCCTCTTCCGATAGATGCTCCATTTCGCTCAGCAGCGCTTCAATTTCGGCATCGTCAGTTTCCGCAAGCAGCTTGGCTTCGATAATCGATGCGAGGGTGCGAATCGTCGTTCCTTGCGTGAGCATATCCTTCAGTGAAACCTTCACCCCTAACACATGATCGCACCTTACAAGAATTTGAGTAGCGACGAGCGAGTGGCCGCCTAAGTCGATGAAATCATCATCAAGCCCGATTTGATTGAAACTGAAGAAGCCTGACCAGATCAGGGCAAGCTCCTTCTGGATATAGGTTTCCGGCGGAACATATGTCTGCCCAATCATCTGGCGGGACAGCGTCGGACTCGGCAGGAGCTTACGGTCCGTCTTGCCGCTAGGCGTCAGTGGGAAGGCCTCCATCTCGACGAAATAGGAAGGAACCATATAGTCCGGCAAATGCTGCTGTAGATGGCTCCTCAGCTCGCTGATCGAGGGAGCGAGCTCAGCATTTGGAATGAAATAGGCGGTAATGCGCTGGTCTCCGGGCTGATCCTCGCAGACAACCGTCACAGCTTGATTGACACCTGGGTGCTGTTCGAGCACCGTGCTAATTTCGCCCAGCTCGATACGAAAGCCCCTTACCTTCACCTGATCGTCGTTGCGGCCCAGACATTCCAAATTCCCGTCCGTAAGCCAGCGTCCAAGATCTCCGGTATGGTACATGCGTGCTCCCGGTTCGTTGCTGTACGGATCGGGCACGAATCGCTCGGCTGTCAGATCCGGTCTGCCGTAATAGCCGCGTGCGAGCCCGATGCCACTAATGAAGAGCTCCCCAATTTCACCAGGTGCGACTGGTTCATAACGATCGTTTAATACGTACATTGCATTCTCGGGGATAGCCTTGCCAATTGGAATGACCGATCGATCCAGGCTGCGATCGCTAGTCCAGTTGGTAATGAACACCGCTGCCTCGGTCGGACCATATAAGTTGTGAAGCTGCGCAGACATCGTACGGCAGAACCGTTCGTTCAGTGCGGCAGACAATGGCTCCCCGCATAAGAAAACATGTTTCAGAAAGGGAAGGTCCTCAGCCTGCTCCGTACTCAAGAACGTCTGGAGCATCGTTGGAACGAACTGCACGAACGTGATACATTCGCGCTTGATGACCTCCCACATATAAGCGTTATCAAGATGGCCTTTAGGCTTGGCCATGACGAGACATGCTCCACAGATGTGCGGCCAGAAAAATTCCCATACCGATACGTCAAAGCTGTAAGGAGATTTCTGAAGAAGCTTATCCTTTTCCTCCATTTTGAAAGTGTGCTGCAGCCAGAGAACCCGATTGCGAATGGCAGCGTGCGTATTCATCGCCCCCTTCGGTCTTCCCGTCGATCCAGAGGTGTAGAACATGTAAGCAAGATGGCTCTCATGCAAGGCAATATTCGGGTTGCCCTCCTCCTCTCCATATCCGTCCAATAGCTCTGACTCGTCTAAGATCAGTATTTCACCGTCGAACCCCGCGAAGTATTCCGCGAATTGACACTGCGTAATGATTCGTCTTACCTTGCTGTCCTCGATCATGTAGGCTAGCCGATCCTTCGGATAATCCGGATCCAGCGGCACGTATGCGCCCCCTGCCTTCAGAACACCGTACAGGGCAACGACTAGTTCAATCGAACGCTCCATGCAGATTCCTGCCAGTACGTCAGGACCGACATCGATCGCACGCAAACGAAACGCTAACCGATTCGCGCGGCGGTTCAACTCGGTGTAAGTCAACGACTCCTCCTCGAATCTAACAGCTTCACGATTTGGCGTGCGTTCCGCCTGCTGCTCAAACAATTGGTGAATCAAGCCTCTTTGTTGCATTCAATCACTCCTCATATGTAGTGACCAACACGATAATGCTATTTCCTGTGCATAGATTATGCTACTTGAATATGGTAGAAAGCGCTAATGCTGGGATGACTTCTTTCGCACTGCTTTAACGCTAGAATGACCCTTTCCAGCGATCTCCCAGACATTGGAAAATCCTAGCCGAACAACAAGAAGTCCACACGGATGTGAAGCTTTTATTTAGATTTATTTAACACAGTTCCCTGTTAATCAGCTCGCTAAAGATTGCCATCGCCCTTTCCAAAAAAAACCATCCCTGCGGCATTTTCTGAACTGTAACCCGTAAGATGGACACTTGAAAAAAGTGACCTCTTACGGGTTTTTGTGCTTTAATCATACTATCGAGAATACATGGGGAATGAACATCATGAGGAAAACCAGAACAGGATTTACTGAAACAGAGATCAGGCTATTGGAGTCCAATCCGAATGTCAGCCGCGTATCGGGGAGAAACGTCTCGTATGCTCCAGCTTTTAAACTCGCAGCAGTGCAAGCTAACCAGGCAGGAGAGCCACCAATGGAGATTTTTTTGAAAGCAGGCTTTAGTATTGAGCTCGTTGGCCAGAGAACACCTACAGAAAGCCTCTATCGCTGGAGAGAGACCTACACTAAGCACGGTGAGGCTGGTTTGTTAGAAGAGCGCCGAGGCCTTGGAAGTACGGGTAGACGATCAAAAACGGAATCATCAGTGGAAGAGAAGCTGCAACAAGCAGAAGCTCGGATTAAACTCCTTGAAGCGGAGAACGAGCTATTAAAAAAGCTAGAAGCGCTCGAAAGGCGAAAAAGTAAGGAGTTGACACCTTCCGAGCGCTTTCAGCTCATTCATCAAACGATTCGTAAGCATGATTTACGACGTTTAACACGTTACCTCTGTAAGATTGCCGGAGTAAGTGCAAGTGGCTATTACCGTTGGTGTAACGCTGAAGAGTCGCGTCAATTGCGAGAGACAGCCGATCAATACGACTTTCAGCTTATTAGGGAGCATTTTGAAGCATTGAATGGGAAAGTAGGCGCATTGGTTATCAAAATGAGGCTGGAGAGACTGAATGGCATTGTCATGAATCATAAAAAGATTCGTCGTATCATGCGCAAGTTTGGGCTAGTAGCTACGATCCGTCAAACCAATCCCTATCGCAAAATGGCTAAAGCAACACAAGAACATCGTACATGTCCTAATCTCCTAGAGCGTCAGTTTGATCAAGGAGAACCAGAGAAAGTCCTCCTTACAGATATCACATACATGCGCTATGGTGGCGGTCAATGGGCATATCTTTCTTGTGTGAAGGACGGTGCTACGAAGCAGATTCTGGCACACTATCTATCTTCAACGCTGGAGCTATCCTTGGTTGAGCGGACAGTGGCTCGCCTACTCAAACGATTGGACAGAAATATTCATCCCGATGCCATCTTCCATTCTGACCAGGGCATGCACTATACGCACCCGAAAACCCGCCTCCTCATCGCCGAAGCTGGGTTTAAGCAGTCGATGTCTCGTAAAGGGAACTGCTGGGATAATGCGTCCATGGAGACGTTCTTTGGTCATATGAAGGACGAGCTTGACTACAAGGACTGTAAATCTCTTAAAGAGCTGCGGCTACGGGTTAATGAGTATGTGATCCACTACAATACAGAACGCTATCAGTGGACACTAAAAAAGATGACTCCTGATGAATTCGAGGCCACTGAAAAAGTCCACACCTTAGAAATAGAATACCTTTCCTCGATTTTGCGAGGAAGGGTATTCTGTTTTGCTGTATAATAGCTGTAATAATTCTAGGCGGTGTCTCGGATGATTTCAAATCAACAAACTCTTAACCTCAGCCCGTATGTGGGAATTTACGATATAGTTGTACCTAAAGATAATATGCTCCGCCAAATTATTGACCTTGTTGATTTTTCTTTTGTCCATGAAGAATTACAAAATAAATATTGCCTTGATAACGGTCGCAATGCAGTACCTCCTATACGTATGTTCAAATATTTATTATTGAAATCTATTTTCGATGTATCCGATGTGGATGTTGTAGAACGATCGAAATATGACATGTCTTTTAAATATTTCTTGGATATGGCGCCGGAAGATGGCGTCATTAATTCGAGTTCTTTAACGAAGTTTCGAAAACTTCGTTTGAAAGATGTAAACCTACTAGACATACTTATTCAAAAAACAGTAGCGATTGCATTGGAAAAAGAAATCATAAAAAGTACCGCGATTATTGTAGACGCCACACATTCAAAAGCGCGTTACAATCAAAAATCACCCAAAGAGATTTTAATGGAGAAGTCCAAGCTGCTACGAAAAGCCGTTTAT
This genomic window contains:
- a CDS encoding MbtH family NRPS accessory protein produces the protein MENEMLEVSYKVVVNVEEQYALWPLHLHNPAGWSDAGKNGTKEDCLAYVKEVWSDLTPLSLRQA
- a CDS encoding serine hydrolase domain-containing protein, giving the protein MNFQPLVSFVDRITSWRVPWAEVLVMSQNDIVFRYRSGYANLEAQTPISDRAIFNLYSLTKIMTCVAALQLVERGDMLLSDPVSDYLPEYAEMTVKKTLPNGEVRLEKATRLITVRDLFTMTAGFSYDVGSPSFKEAVQSTNGTLPTRAFAKALAKEPLLFEPGTHWNYSMCHDVLGALVEAVSGRRFGTYLQDEITGPLGMNDTAFDLNDEQQTRLIPQYAYNDELEKAVRIDGNGYRIGTEFESGGAGLLSTVSDYSLFLNALTGYGTSPEGVRILSQASVELMRTDHLNEQTRGDYSWDHMSGYGYGLGVRTHVSKSLSGSLSPVGEFGWSGAAGCMAIIDPDSKLTVMYAQHLLNSQEPYVQRRLRNVVYSCL
- a CDS encoding amino acid adenylation domain-containing protein; protein product: MSKTIDRIEQLSPERRALLALKAKQNKAKAAAASSVIPKQPRQAGNNKFPLSFPQQRIMFFEEYMPGTERYNFANGYKFIGKLNVSALHRTLNEMIKRHEIMRAVVAYESDDYVQIIRPELTIDLPIIDLADENKVYEIMEKEATEPYDFLNGPLVKAMLFRLDPEKHVLVWMTHHLIYDGWSANVFDEELAAIYRSFALKEPLSLPELPIQYPDFAVWQRQWMTGSEYEDQLRYWKNKLMPAPATLDLPTDYPRPSIQVERKVGFFSLTLDSAFSQRIREASKQLGCTSFVLLLAAYKVLLASYNGKQEIVVGTPMANRGKQEIEKLAGFFANTVALRSPIDMGSSFSDFISAVRETVLEANDHQDLPFDRIVEEMNPDRVIGHALFFDTMFLFERHGQALRELPDLEIVPFVGDRTRGGMLDLTMTVFENQKLSMEVTLTYRPDLFRESTIQQMVEHYCMILERVIDNSALPLYAVAALSGEQLRKVLVDWNATESVGAELQLPHLLVERQSALTPMAAAVCSEGRTLTYRELNERANRLAHYLRGMQVGPNTTVGLYMERTVDIIVGLVGILKAGGAYVPLDPKLPVERLRMIAQEAEVSVIVTEEAFADLLPQNEEAATAPIRMVSLDRDWDKIAQEEAGNPEVVSKLGDLMYVLFTSGSTGKPKGVAVEHRSYANYLEGIMQRLELREGLHFAIVSTLAADLGTPMIWGAFGSGGTLHVIPYERAADPDAFAAYCVENPIDVMKIVPSHMEVLLGVSNPSVIIPRECLILAGEASHWGTIADIRSLRPGCRIQNHYGPTETTVSVLTYEVPVGGSEQDHLAVLPLGRPIPNAPVYVLNANLQPVPAGVIGELYIGGSAVTRGYYGRPDLTAERFISNPFTDRPGERMYRTGDLVRHLPNGTIQFIGRMDQQFKIRGYRIETGEIEHVLLQMEGVRDAVVTIREDEPGDKRLVAYLVPEQHLLRDSLEQAMRGAQIDVSAIRKHIKSILPDYMLPSAFVEIERLPLNANGKLDRAMLPAPSAENRAGDNEFAAPETKEEHEIAAVWQEVLGLDQIGINDEFFDLGGDSFKAIKVVRKMGNSFSVMDLFQHPTVRELAEHLASGATRSNDLLIEFKKASNIGGKAITLVCVPYGGGSAITFQPIAKILPPNYALFAVELPGHDYSRPSQLLASHAETAAQIAQEIKSKVKGEVYLYGHCLGGAMVLRTALLLQQANVEVSGIFMAGTFPGARLPFKLTEWWHRLFPREKWTSDKFARDMLRAFGGFDDEISPEEQTFVLRNLRHDAREAEDYYTALFALPNKPKLKAPVACIVGGADRMTEFYEERYMEWQDFSEDVRLHVVEHAGHYFHKHQSDHTAKIMSQQIRMWEEERDFGANRATEHTVSQTSSAPQYVPIQEQGRKDVQPSVKSFLWVTLCLIIATIGTSLTGFALGIWVFQQTGSISDYATISLYAILPTLLLLPVAGAVVDRYDRRKVMLAGQTLALCSVIFLSTMLYLDALSLWAIYVAAGIGSIAGAFTMPAYQAATAQLVPKRYLGHANGLGQLVMSLNGIMAPALGGALVVLIGLKTIVVIDLVLLSLSIVILSLIRFPNLMFKKREEPMSREIVGGWKYIIQRKSMVAMVVFFVVVNFFMSLYNVLTTPFLLQFMTADKVGIVIAFEGAGLLIGSILMTIWGGFDRRADGMVGFVMLTGLSIAVVGIYPSLVTAAIGLFGFGLALALINTHWLSLIQTKVGLELQGRVLATNQVMAFSMRPLSFLLAGPLVASVFAPLASALPAGTEEAGLFGTGGGMGIGLLVTSIGVILFVWGLLGMRYRQLRHMETILPDAVPDAVIIRDKDQLQQLADRQMSAGI